A part of Pseudomonadales bacterium genomic DNA contains:
- a CDS encoding dTMP kinase, producing MQSGIFVVLEGGEGVGKSTNMAFMQDYLRQHQIDFVHSREPGGTELAEQIRALLLVNRDEKVADMTELLLMFAARAQHLANKIRPTLAQGKWLLCDRFTDATFAYQGGGRGFDQALIKQLETMVQAELRPHCTIILDAPVEVGFARARARASLDRMESEDLAFHQRVRQTYLTRAAEMPDKYAVINADQPLSQVQDDIQRVLDGLIQQSQQSK from the coding sequence ATGCAGTCAGGAATATTTGTTGTTTTAGAAGGCGGTGAGGGTGTCGGCAAAAGCACCAATATGGCATTTATGCAGGACTACCTGCGTCAGCATCAGATTGATTTTGTCCATAGTCGAGAGCCAGGCGGCACTGAACTGGCTGAGCAAATTCGCGCACTGCTGCTTGTGAATCGCGACGAAAAAGTGGCCGACATGACAGAGTTGTTATTGATGTTTGCTGCTAGAGCGCAACACCTGGCGAATAAAATACGACCCACTTTAGCACAGGGTAAGTGGCTATTGTGTGACCGTTTTACCGATGCAACCTTTGCTTATCAAGGGGGTGGACGTGGCTTTGATCAAGCGTTAATTAAGCAGCTAGAAACGATGGTGCAGGCCGAACTTCGCCCGCACTGTACGATCATTCTAGACGCGCCGGTTGAAGTAGGCTTCGCGCGCGCTCGCGCTCGTGCATCACTGGATCGCATGGAGTCTGAAGACTTAGCGTTTCATCAGCGCGTGCGCCAAACCTATTTAACGCGGGCGGCTGAGATGCCAGATAAGTATGCCGTCATTAATGCCGATCAGCCGCTGTCGCAGGTGCAAGATGATATTCAGCGGGTGCTAGATGGCTTAATTCAGCAATCGCAGCAGAGTAAATGA
- the mltG gene encoding endolytic transglycosylase MltG: MRNILLLSLCGLIFFTMLTAGFSLKSLSTPITFQQDQTLEVLYGDSVHKVARKLQQQNIYPHPKLLIAYAKLFDMTNIKAGEYKLNSGDSVLMVLDNMVRGKVIQNSVTLLEGWTSKQAIEALQQTPGIVTTLDLTQPSSILAAVDAADEYQHIEGIFYPDTYFFSKGTKDRDILKIAYDKTQSVLQSAWQANTPALPYKNPYEVLIMASIIERETAIDAEREQIAGVFVERLLRGMKLQTDPTVIYGMGDSYQGNIRRKDLLTPTAYNTYTIKGLPPTPIALASEASIKAALNPLLNGMLYFVAKGDGYHQFSSNLADHQQAVRDYQLNRKKDYRSSPTP, encoded by the coding sequence ATGAGAAATATTCTTTTATTAAGCCTTTGTGGCCTTATCTTTTTCACTATGTTGACGGCTGGTTTCTCACTGAAGTCTTTATCAACGCCAATCACCTTTCAGCAAGATCAAACGCTTGAAGTATTATATGGCGATTCAGTTCATAAGGTGGCAAGAAAGCTGCAGCAGCAAAATATTTACCCCCACCCTAAGCTGCTAATTGCGTATGCCAAGTTGTTTGATATGACAAATATTAAAGCGGGTGAATATAAGCTAAATTCGGGCGATTCTGTATTAATGGTGTTAGATAATATGGTGCGCGGCAAAGTGATTCAAAATTCTGTCACTTTGTTAGAAGGTTGGACCAGCAAGCAAGCCATTGAAGCATTACAGCAAACGCCTGGTATTGTGACTACCCTAGATTTAACGCAGCCATCTTCAATTTTAGCCGCCGTTGATGCAGCTGATGAGTATCAACATATCGAAGGCATTTTTTATCCTGACACGTATTTTTTCAGTAAAGGCACAAAAGACCGTGATATTTTGAAAATTGCCTATGACAAGACGCAGTCAGTGTTGCAAAGCGCATGGCAGGCAAATACTCCAGCTTTACCTTATAAAAACCCCTATGAGGTATTAATTATGGCGTCAATTATTGAGCGAGAAACAGCGATTGATGCCGAGCGTGAGCAAATTGCCGGTGTATTCGTAGAGCGACTGTTGCGCGGCATGAAATTGCAAACAGACCCTACGGTTATTTATGGTATGGGTGATAGCTATCAAGGCAATATTCGTCGTAAAGATTTGCTCACGCCAACCGCTTATAATACCTATACGATTAAAGGCTTACCGCCTACGCCAATTGCCTTAGCGTCAGAAGCATCGATCAAAGCTGCGTTAAACCCTTTGCTTAATGGTATGCTGTATTTCGTGGCCAAAGGGGATGGTTATCATCAGTTTTCATCCAATTTAGCTGATCATCAGCAAGCCGTTAGAGATTATCAGCTGAACCGCAAAAAAGATTATCGCTCCTCACCGACACCATAG
- the fabF gene encoding beta-ketoacyl-ACP synthase II: protein MSKRRVVVTGMGILSPVGNSLATAWEAILAGKSGIENIDSFDTSAFATRFAGLVKDFDASEYYDAKDAKKQDLFIQYGIAAGVQAMRDSGFEVTADNADRVGVAIGSGIGGLQSIEDCYETIKDKGPRRISPFFVPGSIINMIAGNLSIMYGMQGPNIAITTACTTATHNIGLAARMIQYGDADAMLAGGAEKASTPVGLGGFCAARALSKRNDDPKAASRPWDVDRDGFVLGDGAACLMLEEYESAKARGATIYAELAGFGMSGDAYHMTLPSGLGAQKAMQNAIDDAGIKASEVNYINAHGTSTKAGDVGESEAVEKVMGEAAKQVAVSSTKSMTGHALGAAGALEAVFTVLAVRDQIAPPTINLDQADEGCNLDYVPHQARKMPIQYALSNSFGFGGTNGSLLFSRVD, encoded by the coding sequence ATGTCTAAACGCCGTGTTGTTGTGACCGGAATGGGCATTCTTTCACCCGTTGGTAATTCACTAGCCACAGCCTGGGAAGCGATTCTTGCTGGCAAGAGTGGTATCGAGAATATCGACAGTTTTGATACCTCAGCTTTCGCCACTCGCTTCGCTGGTTTAGTGAAAGATTTTGATGCCTCAGAATATTACGACGCAAAAGATGCTAAAAAACAAGATCTGTTTATTCAGTATGGTATTGCGGCTGGCGTGCAGGCCATGCGTGACTCAGGCTTTGAGGTGACTGCTGACAATGCTGACCGCGTTGGCGTTGCGATTGGCTCGGGGATTGGTGGCTTGCAGTCCATAGAAGACTGTTACGAAACGATCAAAGACAAAGGGCCTCGCCGTATCTCACCATTTTTCGTGCCTGGCTCTATCATCAATATGATTGCTGGTAATCTGTCGATTATGTATGGCATGCAGGGACCGAATATTGCGATTACCACAGCTTGCACAACAGCAACGCATAATATTGGCCTTGCAGCGCGGATGATTCAGTACGGTGATGCTGATGCAATGCTAGCAGGCGGTGCTGAAAAAGCCTCAACGCCGGTTGGTCTGGGCGGATTTTGCGCCGCTCGAGCTTTATCAAAACGTAACGATGACCCTAAAGCCGCTTCACGGCCTTGGGATGTTGATCGCGATGGTTTTGTATTGGGTGATGGCGCTGCATGTTTAATGCTTGAAGAGTACGAGTCTGCGAAAGCACGTGGTGCCACGATTTACGCTGAATTGGCGGGCTTTGGTATGAGCGGTGATGCCTACCATATGACTTTGCCGTCAGGTTTGGGCGCTCAAAAAGCGATGCAAAACGCTATCGACGATGCCGGTATCAAAGCGTCAGAGGTGAATTATATCAACGCGCACGGTACTTCAACCAAAGCCGGCGATGTCGGTGAGTCTGAAGCGGTTGAAAAAGTGATGGGTGAGGCAGCTAAACAAGTAGCGGTAAGCTCAACTAAGTCAATGACCGGTCATGCGTTGGGTGCAGCTGGTGCGCTAGAAGCGGTATTCACCGTGCTCGCTGTTCGAGATCAAATTGCGCCGCCAACAATCAACCTTGATCAGGCAGATGAAGGCTGTAATTTAGATTATGTGCCTCATCAGGCCCGCAAAATGCCGATTCAGTATGCGCTATCAAACTCGTTCGGCTTTGGCGGTACCAATGGTTCATTACTCTTTTCTCGCGTGGATTAA
- a CDS encoding aminotransferase class IV, giving the protein ITEATASNIFWLDQQQQLHTPIIDQAGLQGVMRNYLISFAQSIGVTVTESRLRPEQLTEVHAMFISNALMMAVPVNRIKTQQAVIEFSANDWLQTFIKQAIQALKL; this is encoded by the coding sequence ACATTACTGAAGCTACCGCGTCGAATATTTTTTGGCTTGATCAGCAGCAACAATTGCATACACCGATTATTGATCAAGCTGGTTTGCAAGGCGTCATGCGTAATTATTTAATCAGTTTTGCGCAATCAATCGGGGTAACGGTGACGGAGTCGCGCTTAAGGCCAGAGCAATTAACTGAGGTTCACGCCATGTTTATTTCAAATGCATTGATGATGGCGGTGCCCGTGAATCGTATAAAAACACAGCAAGCTGTCATTGAATTTTCAGCTAATGACTGGCTGCAGACATTTATAAAGCAAGCGATACAAGCATTAAAATTATGA
- a CDS encoding DNA polymerase III subunit delta' — translation MMFTPYPWQFDQFEQLVTVFRQGRLPHALLLQGEPGLGKRHFAKALAQLILCESEQSDSAMQPCGRCKACQLYAASTHPDALNVQLEDKATQIKVDQIRQLSQFLSQKSHRQGMQVVIVEPAESMNINAANALLKSLEEPTANTLIILITHAADSLLATIRSRCQMIDVAKPSHTQANDWLTPYISEPQKRLQLLQLANGNPLLARTFDEQAYLATYQHIADYIIAILQGQTPSPISIADYCSKQDGLQAIHALQRLIGQTIHYAHAIAADDYCPLKEFAQRFRRPPFALKAYTLIDDINQSKQQLLGVSNPNPALLFESLFIRAQALFRLC, via the coding sequence ATGATGTTTACCCCATACCCATGGCAATTTGACCAATTTGAGCAGCTAGTGACGGTCTTTCGTCAGGGTAGGCTGCCACATGCCTTATTGCTGCAAGGTGAACCTGGCTTGGGTAAGCGCCATTTTGCAAAAGCTTTGGCGCAGCTGATACTATGTGAGTCAGAACAAAGTGATTCAGCGATGCAACCTTGTGGTCGCTGTAAGGCTTGTCAGCTATATGCTGCCTCAACTCATCCTGATGCACTGAATGTCCAGCTTGAAGACAAAGCTACTCAAATCAAAGTTGACCAAATTCGTCAGCTAAGTCAGTTTTTGAGTCAAAAATCGCATCGTCAAGGCATGCAGGTGGTGATTGTTGAGCCTGCAGAAAGCATGAATATTAATGCGGCCAACGCGCTGCTCAAGTCTTTGGAAGAGCCAACCGCAAATACACTGATTATTTTAATCACGCATGCAGCCGACAGCTTGTTAGCGACAATTCGCTCGCGCTGTCAAATGATTGATGTTGCTAAGCCTTCTCATACACAAGCCAATGATTGGCTGACACCTTATATCTCAGAGCCACAAAAGAGGCTGCAATTGTTACAGCTGGCTAACGGTAACCCTTTGTTGGCAAGAACCTTTGACGAGCAGGCTTACTTAGCAACTTATCAGCATATAGCTGATTATATCATTGCTATTTTGCAAGGTCAGACGCCATCACCCATCAGTATTGCAGATTACTGCAGTAAGCAAGATGGGCTGCAAGCAATTCACGCGCTTCAGCGATTGATTGGGCAAACTATTCATTATGCGCACGCAATCGCAGCTGATGACTATTGTCCGCTTAAGGAGTTCGCTCAGCGATTTAGACGTCCACCGTTTGCGCTTAAAGCGTATACTTTGATCGATGATATAAATCAATCTAAACAGCAGTTGCTGGGCGTTTCTAATCCAAATCCCGCACTCTTATTTGAATCGTTGTTTATTCGTGCACAGGCGCTTTTCCGACTATGTTAA
- the fabG gene encoding 3-oxoacyl-ACP reductase FabG has protein sequence MSEQKIALVTGASRGIGKAIADRLAKDGMLVIGTATSQQGADAISARFQASGVDGHGRVLNVTDAEQVQQLIKAISAEFAAPTVLVNNAGITKDNLFLRMKDEEWSSVIDTNLNALFTVTKACIKGMTKARWGRVINISSVVGSMGNPGQANYSATKAAADGFSRALAAELGSRAITVNSIAPGFIDTDMTQELPEAQRDALKQQIPLARLGSADEIAAAVAFLASDDAAYITGSTIHVNGGMYMS, from the coding sequence ATGTCTGAGCAAAAAATAGCCTTGGTAACCGGTGCCAGCCGTGGAATTGGTAAAGCAATCGCTGATCGTTTGGCAAAAGACGGCATGTTGGTCATTGGAACTGCAACCAGCCAGCAGGGCGCAGATGCGATATCAGCGCGTTTTCAGGCGTCGGGCGTGGATGGCCACGGTAGAGTATTGAATGTGACCGATGCCGAGCAAGTGCAGCAGCTAATTAAAGCCATTAGCGCAGAGTTTGCTGCGCCTACGGTGCTGGTAAATAATGCTGGTATTACCAAAGATAATTTATTTCTAAGAATGAAAGACGAGGAGTGGTCCTCGGTTATTGATACTAACTTAAATGCGCTATTTACCGTCACGAAGGCCTGCATCAAAGGTATGACGAAAGCGCGTTGGGGCAGAGTGATCAATATCAGTTCGGTTGTCGGCTCCATGGGTAATCCGGGCCAAGCTAACTACAGTGCCACAAAAGCCGCCGCCGATGGTTTTTCGCGTGCCTTAGCAGCTGAACTGGGTTCGCGGGCGATTACGGTAAACTCGATTGCGCCGGGCTTTATCGATACTGATATGACCCAAGAGCTGCCAGAAGCACAGCGTGACGCCCTGAAACAGCAAATCCCTCTTGCTCGGCTTGGTTCGGCTGATGAAATTGCTGCAGCTGTTGCCTTTTTGGCCAGTGATGACGCGGCTTACATTACCGGATCTACCATACATGTGAATGGCGGGATGTACATGAGCTAG
- a CDS encoding aminotransferase class IV produces the protein MSDIPLDPTSARQPPDFSGLLTKVWLNGEPLDGAHHLPINDRGAQFGDGLFESMLVVNGQCPLLEYHIARLVAGLELLEITVSQAVLIADLMTALEYAAGFYAQRFKLKLRISRGNSNSGYQSERSLKANRLVELTP, from the coding sequence ATGTCGGATATTCCCCTAGATCCCACAAGTGCAAGACAACCCCCGGACTTTTCAGGGCTGCTGACAAAGGTTTGGCTAAACGGCGAACCTTTAGACGGCGCCCACCATTTACCGATCAATGATCGCGGCGCACAATTTGGCGACGGCCTGTTTGAAAGCATGCTGGTTGTCAATGGTCAATGCCCTTTATTGGAATATCACATTGCACGATTGGTTGCAGGCTTAGAGTTATTAGAAATAACGGTATCTCAGGCGGTATTAATTGCTGATTTAATGACGGCGTTAGAATATGCAGCAGGTTTTTACGCTCAGCGCTTCAAGCTCAAGCTGCGTATCAGTCGTGGTAACAGTAATAGCGGCTATCAATCAGAGCGCTCGCTTAAAGCTAATCGCTTAGTTGAGCTAACGCCT
- the acpP gene encoding acyl carrier protein yields the protein MSIEERVKKIVAEQLGVKEEDVKADASFVEDLGADSLDTVELVMALEEEFETEIPDEEAEKITTVQLAINYINENLD from the coding sequence ATGAGCATTGAAGAGCGCGTAAAAAAGATTGTCGCTGAACAATTAGGCGTGAAAGAAGAAGACGTGAAAGCAGACGCTTCTTTTGTTGAAGATTTAGGTGCAGATTCACTAGACACAGTTGAGCTAGTTATGGCACTTGAGGAAGAGTTCGAAACCGAAATTCCTGACGAAGAAGCTGAGAAAATTACAACGGTTCAGCTTGCGATCAACTACATCAATGAGAACCTGGATTAA